One genomic segment of Amycolatopsis sp. Hca4 includes these proteins:
- a CDS encoding DAK2 domain-containing protein, protein MRVLDAAAVSAWAAGCVRSLASLRPAIDDINVYPVADSDTGSNMLFTMTGAAAELADAAPEDAAEALKVLARGAVAAAKGNSGVILSQVIRGLADRAEGELDGPWLAGALGHADEVATGAVSRPVAGTILTVLHAVALAVRGDTSPLGDIARKAAKEAAHALEKTPEQLPALAKAGVVDAGARGLVAVLDALVGVLTGAPVEHEHVLEAHAHDEAYAWEVMYLLDGVDEANLPTLRKELSGLGDSVTVAGDGSGSHAVHVHCADIGAAIEAGLALGRPRRIRVEPLLTPTPIEPGGGIDRTVVAVVHGGALAELLRAESIPVLAVPEGGTPSVEDMIGLLNEAAGRQVTVLPGSVALTAAADTAAGHAMAADRDVVVIPCASPVQVLAALAVHDAGRRTNDDVVAMAEAAAATRRGELRIAQEESLTWVGRAQSGDVVGLVDDEVVLIEPAPASETNLVAAAMKVLNRMLALGGELVTVLSGAAAPPGIAEELEEQLRVEHPEVELTSYASGQTGAVLLMGVE, encoded by the coding sequence TGCGCAGCCTGGCGAGCCTGCGGCCGGCCATCGACGACATCAACGTCTACCCCGTCGCGGACTCCGACACCGGCTCCAACATGCTCTTCACGATGACCGGCGCCGCCGCGGAACTCGCCGATGCCGCCCCGGAGGACGCCGCCGAGGCGCTGAAGGTGCTCGCGCGGGGAGCCGTGGCCGCCGCCAAGGGCAACTCCGGCGTCATCCTCTCCCAGGTCATCCGCGGGCTGGCCGACCGCGCCGAAGGCGAGCTGGACGGCCCGTGGCTGGCCGGTGCCCTCGGGCACGCCGACGAGGTCGCCACCGGCGCCGTCAGCCGCCCGGTCGCCGGGACCATCCTGACCGTCCTGCACGCCGTCGCCCTCGCCGTCCGCGGCGACACGAGCCCCCTGGGCGACATCGCGCGGAAGGCCGCGAAAGAGGCCGCGCACGCCCTCGAGAAGACGCCCGAGCAGCTGCCCGCGCTGGCCAAGGCCGGGGTCGTCGACGCCGGGGCGCGCGGGCTGGTCGCCGTGCTCGACGCGCTGGTCGGCGTGCTCACCGGCGCTCCCGTCGAGCACGAGCACGTGCTCGAAGCCCACGCGCACGACGAGGCCTACGCCTGGGAGGTCATGTACCTGCTCGACGGCGTCGACGAGGCGAACCTGCCGACCCTGCGCAAGGAGCTGAGCGGCCTCGGCGACAGCGTCACGGTGGCCGGCGACGGCTCGGGCAGCCACGCCGTGCACGTCCACTGCGCCGACATCGGCGCCGCCATCGAGGCCGGGCTGGCGCTCGGCCGCCCGCGCCGGATCCGGGTCGAGCCGCTGCTCACGCCGACGCCGATCGAGCCGGGCGGCGGGATCGACCGCACGGTCGTCGCGGTCGTGCACGGCGGGGCGCTGGCCGAGCTGCTGCGCGCGGAAAGCATCCCGGTGCTGGCCGTGCCCGAGGGCGGGACGCCGAGCGTCGAGGACATGATCGGCCTGCTCAACGAGGCCGCCGGCCGGCAGGTCACCGTGCTGCCGGGCAGCGTCGCCCTGACCGCCGCGGCCGACACCGCGGCCGGGCACGCCATGGCCGCCGACCGCGACGTCGTGGTCATCCCGTGCGCGTCCCCGGTGCAGGTGCTGGCCGCCCTCGCCGTGCACGACGCCGGCCGCCGCACCAACGACGACGTCGTCGCGATGGCCGAAGCGGCCGCCGCGACCAGGCGTGGCGAACTGCGGATCGCGCAGGAGGAGTCGCTAACCTGGGTGGGCCGGGCCCAGTCCGGTGACGTGGTCGGCCTGGTCGACGACGAGGTGGTGCTGATCGAGCCCGCGCCCGCGTCCGAGACCAACCTGGTCGCGGCCGCGATGAAGGTGCTGAACCGGATGCTGGCGCTCGGCGGCGAGCTGGTGACGGTGCTCAGCGGGGCGGCGGCCCCGCCGGGGATCGCCGAAGAGCTCGAGGAGCAGCTGCGGGTCGAGCACCCGGAGGTGGAACTGACCAGCTACGCCAGCGGCCAGACCGGCGCCGTGCTGCTGATGGGAGTCGAATAG